From a region of the Actinopolymorpha singaporensis genome:
- a CDS encoding glycoside hydrolase family 43 protein, whose protein sequence is MPQDPSSPFTGALSRRAMLAASGGAAAALLMGGTANAQAGGYQNPVEPTNHPDPAVLFADGAFYLYSTAGSMGAMPVLTSPDLVNWTKVGNGMPVIASWSVSGRHWAPEVMRIGDRYHSYYTARRADNGQQAVSVSVSDSPAGPFVDDRSAPLVGQADEGGSIDASPFRDTDGSLWLLWKNDGNAVGLPSYIYLQRLTDDGLELQGDRQRIIGMDQPYEKYTIEGASVIVYQGAYYCFYSTGEYWNDSYGVCWATASKITGPWTKQGSGPILSGNEVASGPGHGMPIKVGPHWWYVYHAWEPDGVPSGRLVWLSRLKFGDDGPVIDGPRVQNPFAPIVLRRG, encoded by the coding sequence ATGCCGCAGGATCCCTCGTCCCCGTTCACCGGTGCCCTGAGTCGACGGGCCATGCTGGCGGCCTCCGGAGGCGCCGCCGCGGCCCTCCTCATGGGCGGTACGGCCAACGCGCAGGCAGGCGGATACCAGAACCCCGTCGAACCGACGAACCATCCCGATCCCGCGGTCCTGTTCGCCGACGGAGCGTTCTACCTGTACTCCACTGCCGGGAGCATGGGTGCGATGCCGGTGCTGACGTCGCCGGATCTGGTCAACTGGACGAAGGTCGGCAACGGCATGCCCGTGATCGCAAGCTGGTCGGTGTCCGGTCGGCACTGGGCACCGGAAGTGATGCGGATAGGGGATCGTTACCACTCCTACTACACCGCGCGTCGCGCCGACAACGGGCAGCAGGCGGTGTCGGTCTCGGTCTCGGACTCACCCGCCGGACCGTTCGTCGACGACCGGTCCGCACCGCTGGTCGGACAGGCCGACGAGGGCGGAAGCATCGACGCGTCACCGTTCCGCGACACCGACGGCTCGTTGTGGCTGCTGTGGAAGAACGACGGCAACGCGGTCGGACTCCCGTCGTACATCTATTTGCAGCGGCTGACCGACGACGGCCTGGAGCTCCAGGGAGACCGGCAGCGGATCATCGGCATGGACCAGCCGTACGAGAAGTACACGATCGAGGGCGCGTCGGTGATCGTGTACCAAGGCGCGTACTACTGCTTCTACTCGACCGGTGAGTACTGGAACGACAGTTACGGCGTCTGCTGGGCAACGGCTTCGAAGATCACCGGGCCGTGGACCAAGCAGGGGAGCGGGCCGATCCTGTCCGGTAATGAGGTGGCCTCCGGACCCGGTCACGGCATGCCGATCAAGGTCGGGCCGCACTGGTGGTACGTCTACCACGCCTGGGAGCCCGACGGCGTGCCCTCCGGCCGGCTCGTCTGGCTGTCCCGCTTGAAGTTCGGCGACGACGGACCGGTCATCGACGGCCCGCGCGTGCAGAACCCGTTCGCCCCCATCGTCCTGCGCCGCGGCTGA
- a CDS encoding CGNR zinc finger domain-containing protein, whose amino-acid sequence METASTRPSGPRELPIVGGHLALDFANTVDDPLGPQRHDHAATYDDLLRWSTKVRMISESQAGRLRRLARRRPDEAFQALESAHELRDVLNELFGHIAESGPDATQTAKHWTRLRPFVTDAMAAATLAGPDPDDRDGHHTSGPRPGSPPLRWAWPRPDDLAVVVHPIAAAAADLLVGDQLRRVSRCARCPWLFLDTSKNHSRRWCDMNDCGKAQKIERYVARRAAARRGGADH is encoded by the coding sequence ATGGAAACAGCTTCGACCCGGCCGTCCGGCCCGAGGGAGCTGCCGATCGTCGGCGGCCACCTCGCACTGGACTTCGCCAACACCGTCGACGACCCGCTCGGGCCACAGCGGCACGACCACGCGGCGACCTACGACGACCTGCTGCGCTGGTCCACCAAGGTGAGGATGATCAGCGAGTCGCAGGCCGGCCGGCTTCGCCGCCTGGCGCGGCGGCGACCCGACGAGGCCTTCCAAGCCCTCGAGAGCGCACACGAACTCCGCGACGTCCTCAACGAACTGTTCGGCCACATCGCCGAGAGCGGGCCCGACGCCACGCAGACCGCGAAGCACTGGACGCGCCTGCGCCCGTTCGTCACCGACGCGATGGCTGCGGCCACCCTGGCCGGGCCCGATCCCGACGACCGCGACGGTCACCACACGTCGGGCCCGCGCCCCGGATCACCCCCGCTGCGATGGGCGTGGCCGCGGCCGGATGACCTGGCCGTGGTCGTGCACCCGATCGCGGCAGCCGCCGCCGATCTGCTGGTAGGCGACCAGCTTCGCCGGGTTTCGCGGTGCGCACGCTGCCCCTGGTTGTTCCTGGACACCTCGAAGAACCACAGCCGCCGATGGTGCGACATGAACGACTGCGGCAAGGCGCAGAAGATCGAGCGCTACGTCGCCCGCCGCGCCGCCGCCCGGCGCGGCGGCGCGGATCACTGA